The Thiobacillus sp. genome contains the following window.
TTCCTGGCGGTGTCCCTGGTGCTGGCCATGCAGGCCCTGCTGTTCGGCGACGGCGGCATCACCGCCCTGTCCGTGAACGCGCTGGCCATGGGGCTGCTGGGCAGCCTGTCCGCCTGGCTTGCGTGGCGCATGATCAAGCCCGTGAACGAGGTGGCGGCCCTGGTCCTGGCCGGCTGGTTTTCCGTGGTGCTGCCCGCCCTGCTGGTGGCCCTGGTCCTGGGCATCCAGCCCGCCATCGCCCACGACGCCGGGGGCAGGCCCCTGTTCTTCCCCTTCGGCCTGGCCGTGACCCTGCCCGCCGTGCTCATCCCCCATGCATTGATGGGGGTGGGGGAAGGTGTGCTCACCTGGCTGGGCTACCGCTACCTGACCCGGCTGCGGTCCAGGCACGCGACATGAACCGCGCCCAAGGCCTGCTCCTGGCCTACCTGGCTACGGTGATCGCCGCCACCCTGGTGCATGATCCCGGCATCCTGGCGGCCGGCTTGGCCCTCACCCTGCTCCTGGCGGGGCGGCAGGCGACGGCCCTGCTGCTGCGGACCCTGCGCACGGTGCTGGCGTTCAACCTGGCGGTGAGCCTGGGCTACCTGATGCTGTCCGCGCTGCGCCACGAGCCGCCCTGGGACACCCTGCTGCTGCTCAACCTGCGGGTGCTGGCCATCTCCACCCTCACCTTCCTGTTCATCACCCGGGTGAACCTGTTCCAGGCCCTGGGCTTTTCCCGCACCCTCACCTACCTGCTGGGCCTGGCCTACAGCCAGGCCATGGCCTTCCGGCGGGTCCACGACGACTTCCGCCTGGCCCTGGTGAGCCGTTCGCCCCACCGGCCAGCCCTGAAGGACCGCTACCGGGCCAGCGCGGCTGCCGCCGCCTGGCTCCTGGACAAGGGCCTGGCCGGCGCCCGGGAGACCGCCCAGGCCCTGCGCACACGAGGATTCTTCAATGATTGAGCTGCGTGGCATCGGCCACCGCTACAACGGCACCGCCGCCCTGGCGGCGGTGGACCTCGACCTGGCTGCGGGGGAGAAGGTGGTGCTGCTGGGCTCCAACGGCAGCGGCAAGTCCACCCTCTTGAAGATCCTCAACGGCCTGGTGCCCCCCACGGCGGGCACCTACCGCTACAAAGGGGAGGAGATCACGCCCCGGCGCCTGAAAGACCGGGCATTGAACCGACGCTTCCGCGGCGAAGTGGCCTTGCTGTTCCAGAACCCGGACGCCATGCTGTTCAACCCCACGGTGTTCGACGAGATCGCCTTTGGCCCCCGGCAACTGCACCTGCCGGATGTGGACGACCGGGTACGCCACTGGGCCGGCGCCGTGGGGGTGACGGCCCACCTGGACAAGCCGCCTTTCGCCCTCTCCGGCGGCGAGAAGCAGAAGGTCTGCCTGGCCGCCCTGCTGGCGGTTGAGCCCCAGGTACTGCTGCTGGACGAGCCCGCCTCCGCCCTGGACCCCCGCTCCACGGGCTGGCTGGTGGATTTCCTGGCCGGCCTGGAGAAGACGGTGGTCACCACCACCCACAACCTGAGCCTGGCGCCGGAGCTGGGCCGGCGGGCCCTGGTACTGGGGGAGGACCACCGCCTGATCCACGATGGCCCCATCGAGCCCCTGCTGGGCGAC
Protein-coding sequences here:
- a CDS encoding energy-coupling factor ABC transporter permease; translation: MHIPDGFLSPQTYLPAYAVCAGLWWVGMGRLRAALDEETLPYVAVLTALSFVLMMVAIPLPGGTTAHAAGIALLAVNFGVWMAFLAVSLVLAMQALLFGDGGITALSVNALAMGLLGSLSAWLAWRMIKPVNEVAALVLAGWFSVVLPALLVALVLGIQPAIAHDAGGRPLFFPFGLAVTLPAVLIPHALMGVGEGVLTWLGYRYLTRLRSRHAT
- a CDS encoding ABC transporter permease; amino-acid sequence: MNRAQGLLLAYLATVIAATLVHDPGILAAGLALTLLLAGRQATALLLRTLRTVLAFNLAVSLGYLMLSALRHEPPWDTLLLLNLRVLAISTLTFLFITRVNLFQALGFSRTLTYLLGLAYSQAMAFRRVHDDFRLALVSRSPHRPALKDRYRASAAAAAWLLDKGLAGARETAQALRTRGFFND
- a CDS encoding ABC transporter ATP-binding protein — translated: MIELRGIGHRYNGTAALAAVDLDLAAGEKVVLLGSNGSGKSTLLKILNGLVPPTAGTYRYKGEEITPRRLKDRALNRRFRGEVALLFQNPDAMLFNPTVFDEIAFGPRQLHLPDVDDRVRHWAGAVGVTAHLDKPPFALSGGEKQKVCLAALLAVEPQVLLLDEPASALDPRSTGWLVDFLAGLEKTVVTTTHNLSLAPELGRRALVLGEDHRLIHDGPIEPLLGDLDLLKAANLVHVHRHHHGELEHRHWHVHDWE